One bacterium genomic window carries:
- a CDS encoding T9SS type A sorting domain-containing protein gives MKVTRILILALMVAIGMTAAALGQVTPTNVWTNFGGTACTLNGNPMPIGSIVQAFDQSGVLCGERITATAGTYIATNVYGDDLFTPALDEGCVANEVVVFKVNGRVASKLGPDSDLWIGIGPIQLMNLATVQNFSLNIVGPDGGQGFAGVPTNYIITVENDGDGIDWINLDLFSSLGWTISHNQPANSFYLNPGETKQIQVTVFVPGSATVGQQDELTISVTSLFDPSADFNKVITTTVDQSTDVADGGYAIPGQFSMGQNYPNPFNPETKIAFNLEKAGDVTLEVFDILGRKVSTLQSGFLGAGQYEYTWYGVDNSGRQAASGIYFYRLSSNEFSLTRKMTLLK, from the coding sequence ATGAAGGTGACACGAATATTGATTTTGGCGCTAATGGTTGCAATCGGGATGACTGCAGCTGCGCTGGGACAAGTTACACCGACGAATGTCTGGACGAATTTCGGCGGTACGGCCTGTACTCTCAATGGAAACCCGATGCCAATCGGAAGCATTGTTCAGGCATTTGACCAGTCCGGCGTTCTCTGCGGCGAGCGCATTACTGCGACGGCAGGAACGTATATTGCGACCAACGTGTACGGAGACGATCTCTTTACTCCAGCACTGGACGAGGGCTGTGTCGCAAATGAGGTGGTTGTTTTTAAGGTCAATGGAAGAGTAGCATCCAAGTTAGGCCCCGATAGCGACCTTTGGATCGGAATTGGACCGATCCAGTTAATGAATTTAGCCACAGTCCAGAATTTTTCGCTCAATATCGTCGGTCCGGATGGCGGACAAGGATTTGCAGGAGTCCCAACCAATTACATCATCACTGTCGAGAACGACGGCGATGGCATCGATTGGATTAATCTCGACCTGTTCAGCTCGCTTGGATGGACAATCTCGCACAATCAGCCCGCGAATTCATTCTATCTGAATCCGGGAGAGACCAAGCAGATCCAAGTCACAGTTTTTGTCCCAGGCTCGGCCACCGTCGGTCAGCAGGACGAACTTACGATTTCGGTCACTTCGCTGTTCGATCCGTCCGCTGATTTCAACAAGGTCATTACCACGACGGTTGATCAATCGACTGATGTTGCTGACGGCGGCTATGCGATTCCAGGTCAGTTCTCGATGGGACAAAATTACCCGAATCCGTTCAACCCCGAGACAAAGATCGCATTCAATCTTGAAAAAGCAGGCGATGTCACGCTTGAAGTGTTTGACATCCTTGGCCGCAAGGTTTCGACGCTTCAGTCGGGATTCCTTGGCGCCGGTCAATACGAATACACTTGGTATGGCG
- a CDS encoding T9SS type A sorting domain-containing protein, producing the protein MKMLPGRLMFVAVVTVLFMLTTGSVFAQTPLNVISMPEVYIANGQRVAYPVYMSNNVAIDQVIAPIDFVPGTYVRIDSVSVVGSRFLGLGAITKGFDLGGRKFWVTFDAAEGTPLPAGDGLIATVHFLIFSSAHAHTICVDSSTIGDMQFKMLNTSGTPVQDAFNFGRLHIFTHRPIISLNPDSLAFVATIGVNPPSQNLEVTNLGIDPLNWDITYKPDWVTLTPNSGTAPTNVTVSVDVTGLALGTYIDSIAVHDEFATPKQLYAPITLTVREPGPPVIDLNPDEFYFLTEIDIDPLSQSMSITNLGDEPLNWSVTYKPDWLTVSPNSGAAPSTVDLTVSVAGLAAGEYNDSIAVSDPNADPQTAWAQVHLTITDEPEEETRCIALSEGWNLISWNVDTPDDNIETIIADIKGCVDGIFGFEAGAATYDPNLPQFSTLQALYHLHGYWFRMDCDTVLCVTGLKAAPGTPIQLESNWNLVSYLPDEDNEPEIALQSMIDDLVVTLGYESGGVSYDPANPELASLEFMRRDFGYWVKTTTPSVLAYPGALPSPWNIPNITESFKQGPMSYSLIPTREWVNLYGEGINLDGQLIRAGSIVEIFDESGTLCGQALVEQDGKLSFTPVYFDDKSTANDEGLEPGSLISLSINGEPVRESFAYGRFGDNLSISNLNSVTKLSDALPNDFSMNQNYPNPFNPSTMIEFNLPVSSHARVEVYNLLGEQVNVLVDRNLPAGRYSVTWNGDDLSGRTAPSGIYFYRLSAGDFSYTRKMMLVK; encoded by the coding sequence ATGAAGATGTTACCGGGACGTTTAATGTTTGTGGCTGTTGTCACTGTTCTATTCATGTTGACAACCGGGTCTGTGTTTGCACAGACACCCCTGAACGTCATTTCCATGCCGGAAGTGTATATCGCCAACGGACAGCGGGTAGCATATCCCGTTTATATGAGCAACAACGTAGCTATTGATCAAGTGATTGCTCCTATTGACTTCGTTCCCGGCACATATGTAAGAATCGATTCAGTATCAGTCGTCGGCAGCCGTTTCCTTGGGCTCGGTGCGATTACCAAGGGATTCGATCTTGGCGGCCGCAAGTTCTGGGTGACATTCGATGCCGCCGAAGGAACACCGTTGCCTGCGGGTGACGGCCTGATTGCGACCGTACACTTTTTGATTTTCTCGTCGGCACATGCTCACACAATTTGCGTTGATTCAAGCACGATCGGTGACATGCAGTTTAAGATGCTTAACACATCTGGAACTCCAGTGCAGGATGCATTCAACTTCGGTCGCTTGCATATTTTCACTCATCGACCGATTATCAGCCTCAATCCGGATTCTCTGGCATTTGTCGCTACGATCGGTGTAAATCCGCCGTCGCAGAATTTGGAAGTAACAAATCTTGGAATCGATCCATTGAATTGGGACATCACTTACAAGCCTGACTGGGTTACTCTCACACCAAACTCTGGTACGGCTCCAACAAACGTTACGGTCAGCGTCGATGTAACCGGGCTCGCCCTTGGTACCTACATCGATTCGATCGCGGTGCATGACGAATTCGCCACACCGAAACAACTGTATGCGCCGATTACGTTGACAGTCAGAGAACCTGGCCCGCCAGTGATTGATCTTAATCCAGATGAATTCTATTTCTTGACCGAAATCGATATTGACCCGTTGTCTCAGTCAATGAGCATCACAAATCTCGGCGATGAGCCGCTCAACTGGTCAGTGACGTACAAGCCCGACTGGTTGACTGTTTCTCCCAACTCCGGCGCGGCGCCAAGCACTGTTGATTTGACTGTCAGTGTTGCCGGCCTCGCTGCGGGTGAATACAACGACTCTATAGCCGTGAGTGATCCGAATGCTGATCCGCAAACAGCCTGGGCACAGGTTCATCTTACGATAACGGATGAGCCGGAAGAAGAAACCCGCTGTATCGCCCTTAGCGAAGGCTGGAATCTGATCAGCTGGAACGTCGACACACCGGATGACAACATTGAGACGATCATAGCGGATATCAAAGGCTGCGTTGACGGCATCTTCGGATTTGAAGCCGGTGCGGCAACCTATGATCCGAATCTGCCGCAGTTCTCAACATTACAAGCTCTTTATCACCTGCACGGATACTGGTTCCGGATGGATTGCGACACAGTTCTTTGTGTAACCGGACTCAAGGCTGCACCGGGAACTCCGATTCAACTTGAATCGAATTGGAACCTGGTAAGCTATCTTCCTGATGAAGACAACGAACCCGAGATTGCACTGCAATCAATGATTGATGACTTGGTAGTTACTCTTGGCTATGAAAGCGGAGGCGTTTCCTACGATCCGGCTAATCCGGAATTGGCTTCTCTCGAATTCATGCGCCGTGATTTCGGCTACTGGGTTAAGACGACGACGCCTTCGGTACTGGCTTATCCGGGTGCGCTGCCGTCGCCGTGGAATATCCCGAATATAACCGAATCCTTCAAACAAGGACCGATGTCATATAGTTTGATACCGACCCGTGAGTGGGTAAATCTCTATGGAGAAGGCATCAACCTTGATGGCCAGTTGATTCGCGCGGGTTCGATTGTCGAAATCTTTGACGAGTCGGGAACGCTGTGCGGTCAGGCACTGGTCGAACAAGACGGTAAGTTGAGTTTCACGCCGGTCTATTTCGACGACAAATCGACCGCGAACGACGAAGGTCTCGAACCGGGCAGCTTGATCAGCCTTTCTATCAATGGCGAACCGGTACGTGAGAGTTTTGCCTACGGAAGATTCGGCGACAATCTGTCGATTTCGAATCTGAATTCTGTCACAAAGCTTTCGGATGCGTTGCCGAATGACTTCAGCATGAATCAGAATTATCCGAATCCCTTTAATCCGTCAACAATGATTGAATTTAATCTACCCGTATCCAGCCATGCCCGCGTCGAAGTATACAATCTTCTCGGCGAACAGGTGAATGTGCTGGTAGATCGAAACCTTCCCGCCGGTCGCTACAGCGTGACTTGGAATGGTGATGACTTGTCTGGTCGGACAGCTCCTTCCGGCATTTACTTTTATCGCCTGTCGGCCGGAGATTTTTCTTACACCCGGAAGATGATGCTCGTAAAATAG
- a CDS encoding PTS sugar transporter subunit IIA, which yields MQISRYLTPKLVKLEMDTVFEPPEDGEAQILTIKRIQERKEALIAECVDLLNLSGKVGNKNKLLRDLFDREKKATTAIGKGIAIPHVRTMQAKELIIAIARSTEGYDFDAADGQPVHVFVAMAAPPYDDSLYLRVFRALAQLFTYEGFYERIMTAQQPYDVIRAIQEIE from the coding sequence GTGCAGATTTCGCGCTATCTAACCCCGAAACTCGTTAAGCTGGAAATGGATACGGTATTTGAGCCGCCGGAAGACGGCGAGGCACAGATACTCACCATCAAGCGAATTCAGGAGCGTAAGGAAGCACTCATTGCCGAATGTGTTGATCTTCTCAACCTGTCGGGAAAGGTCGGAAATAAGAACAAACTCCTCAGAGACCTATTTGACCGGGAGAAAAAGGCGACAACTGCAATCGGTAAGGGGATCGCTATCCCACATGTTAGGACTATGCAGGCCAAGGAACTGATTATCGCTATCGCGCGGTCTACTGAAGGTTACGACTTTGACGCCGCTGACGGACAACCGGTTCATGTGTTTGTCGCGATGGCCGCGCCGCCCTATGACGACAGTTTGTATCTTCGTGTCTTTCGCGCCCTCGCCCAGCTCTTCACTTACGAAGGGTTTTACGAGCGGATTATGACAGCCCAGCAACCATATGATGTTATCCGCGCTATCCAGGAAATTGAGTAA